GTCGCGCGCGAGAATATTTTTCAGGATGATACGGTTGATCTCCTGATCGTCGACTACAAGGATTTTTTTATTCTCGGTCATGTCATTCACCAGCAACCTTTATCTTCACGCTTTAATCAGATATTTGCCGCGCCGTGCCGCGGCTTGAGGCTAAAAGGGCGCTATTTGCCGCCTCCGCGTCTTTCGCATATTATCTCCGATATCAGCCTGGCGATGAATACCAGCGCGTTGATCTGATCCTGGGTCCATAATCTGTGGATGACGCAGTCGTCGAAGCCGACAAAGCCCTTAAATTTCCCCTCTTCCGTGATCGAGACCTGCAGCGTCGACAATATTCCCTGCGCTCCCAGGAGCTCCCGAAGTTCTTTTGAGCAGTCTTCAAGATTAGGGCAGTAAAAAACCCCTTCTTCATTGAAATTTTTCCGGTAATCTCCGCCAAAATCCAGAATAGGTATATTCACTAACAGGGTTATCTGGGGCTCTATACCCTCGTTGCACCATTCGTACGTGTTATTGACATAGAGGCCGTCCTCAGTGGACTCAAATATATAGGCGCGGCTGACGTTGAACATTTTGCCTATTACATTGAGGATGAGATTCAGCGCCGAGTCAAAGCCGCCGCGCTCGCGCAGCGTGTCGAAGGTCAGCCGCAGCATATCGGAGGGATTGACGCCAAGCTGGTTTTCCGATTCGATGCTGCTGCCTGATGTCCGTGAGGATGCGTTGGACTCCCCCGTTTGGGGCGTTACCCCCATCCTGTCGCCGTATGCCACGTAGTTGTTTTTCCCGCTGCGTTTTGCCTGGTAGAGCGCTTGGTCGGCCTGGCTGAATAGGGACTGAAAATCATTCTCCTTCGATGTGGCGATGGCGACGCCGACGCTGCAGGAGAGGTTGCGGCTGTACATATTCTCGTGGAGTATGCCGCCGAAGGAGTCGAGTATCTGCTCCGCGTGCGAGTAGGCCGTCGCCGCACTGGGAATGTGGGGCATAAATACCATGAATTCATCGCCGCCTATCCGGGAGACTACGTCGCTGGAGCGGAATATCGCGCTGATATTCTCAGCCAGTTTGCTCAGTACCGCGTCCCCGAACATGTGGCCATAGCTGTCGTTCACATGCTTGAAATTGTCAACGTCGACGATGAACATGGCCCCCATATCTCCCGGCACCATCGTCTGGAGGTGACGTTCGACCTGTTCGCGTCCAGTATTCTTGTTATATAGCTTTGTCAGGGAATCTCTCTCGGCCTTTATCCTCAGCTCATAGGTCTGCCGCCTGTCGCTGTCGATGTCTATTATTACGCCGATGACCCTGAAGGGATTCCCCATCTCATCAAATAACGCCGTCGCCCTTACCCTGCCCCAGTGATAATTGCCCAAATCATCGGCGATGCGAAGCTCCTCTTCCATGTAGGCCGTGCCGGTGGACATAGCGTCGAGTATGCGCCTGACGGCCTGTACGTCGTCCGGGTGTACGTGCGGGTTCTCTTTTATTTTAACGCCGCTGCCGGCAGGCTGATAATCATATTTTTTGTACCAGTTGGGCGAGATGAAGAACTCGTCGCTCATTATGTCCCATTCAAAAATTATGTCGTTGCTCTGGTCGATGATTATTTTGTACCGTTCCAGAGAACGCAGCAGTATCTCCTCTCTCTCCTTTATCTTCGTGATGTCGATGAGGAGGCTGCTGTAGTATCTTACGCCGTCGCCGTCGACAAGGCTGACCGTCTTATCTAGCACCCAGACAAGCGTGCCTCCCTTTGCCATGACCCTGTATACAAGTTCAAAGGGAGAATCCGCGGTTATGTATTTTCTTAACGACGAAACCAGCCGCTGCCTGTCCGGCGGGTAGATCATCTCTAAATAGTGGTTGTGAAACCTTGAGGCGATATCCTCTTTCGTGTATTTAAACAGATCGAAAAAGCCGCAGCCAGTGTATATCAGCGTCAGATTGGCATCGTCGAGATATCTGTTGACCCCGATAAAATTTGAGGCGGCCCCGTTATCGTAGCCGAAGTCGTCGAAGAGTCTGGCCCCCTGAGCCATTTCTCGCTTTACCGCCGGGCATGGGTCGTTTGCAGGCCGCTCCGCAGCTGAAGCGGCGGAGGTATTGTCGGAATAGGCTTTGGATAATTCCGCGAATGTGTTTTTTACATTCTTGAAACAGGCCAGCAGCCTAGGCGAGAACGCGCCGCATTTTCCCCCGATTATCATGTCGCAGGCGCCGCTATGAGAGACGGCTTTCCGGTAGATCCTGTCGTTTGTCAGCGCGTCGTAACAATCTACCAGCCCGACCGCCTGGGCGTGTATTGGGATAGTGTCGCCCGTCAGCCCCTTGGGGTATCCTCTGCCATCCCAGCGCTCATGATGATAGAGGCAGATATCCATGGCATAGCGCATAAATCTGCGGTCGCAGTTTTCAGTGTTCTTGTTAAGGTTCGCAAGTATTTCATATCCCCGCTGCGCATGGGTCTTCATGATATCGAATTCCTGTGCCGTCAGTGGCCCAGGTTTGTTTAAAATCGCCTCGGGAACGGCGGATTTGCCGATGTCATGCAGAGAGGCGGCCTCCGCGATCAGGAGGATACGGTTATCGTTGATACCGTATTCGGGATAACGCCGCGCGACCTCTTCAAGGAGCGTCTGGGTAAAGAGCTGCATGCGCTTTATGTGCCGCCCCGACTCAAGGTTGTTATATTCCATCATAGATCTCAGACCATCCAAGATAGGCTGTTTGTACCGATGAAATTCCTTTGTTTGCTGTCTGATTATGTCGCAGAAAGCCTCCCTGCTCCTGCTGGCGTCGGTGATATTTTTGATCCGCTGCCGGAGAATCTCGGCGGCAATCGGTTTTATCATCACATCGCAGATGCCGAAATCGAAGGCCATAAGCTTGAGCTCGACAGAATCTTTGTCAGCTATGACCACTGCCGGTATCTTTGCGGAAACCGCGTATCGGGCGGCATCTTTCGCAAAGGTGAAAAAATCTATTTCGTCTGCGGCAACCACGAAAATTACCGCGGCAACGCCCTCTCCCTCCGATTTAACGACAGAGAGCGCCTCGTCGCTGTCCGCCGCTTCAAGTGCCGTCCATTTATCCGAGGAGAGAATCTCTTTGATGGCGGCCCTTTCATCTTCCAGAGGGCTGATAATGAGGAGCTTATTTCTCATAGGCATCCTTTCTCCATTGTTTCGCGGTATAACTATCGCCGTGGTCAAACAACGGCCGCGAAATGCAATGTGTCCCTATATGCCTCAGCATACAGGGACATTTATAAATATTTTTATGTATTATACTACCTGCATCAGTATATTCGATGAAAATAACCATTGGCGATGACGGACGAAATTACCGGCGGGTGTGTTGTAAGCGTCGTTTCTCTTCGCCGTTGGCCGCTTCGCCCCTTTACGAATAAACGGGAGACTACAGCTCGATTTCTGTTTTAAAGGCAGTGACCGCCTCTCCAGTAATCTGTACAAGGGCGGGCCGGCCGTCTGTAATTTTCACATTCACCCTCATGCCGCCGTCACGTTTGATCGCCTCGCCCTGCCGGATGGAAAAGGAGAGTTCGTCTTCCGACTGCAGCACTTTGCATATGCCAAAGTGCACAAGGTAAATTCCCAGAGGGCCGTTGGCGTTGCCCGTGACGGGGTCCTCCGAAATGCCGATAGCTGGCGCGAACATACGTCCGTGAACCAGCACGTCGTCCTCGGTATTTAATGTAAAAACATAATAGCCGCCGCACCCGACCTCGGCGCTGATCGCGGCAAGCGTCCCCATGTCAGGTTTAAGTCCGTGCAGCCGTGTTTCAGATTTTATTCCGACCATGATCTTGGAATGGCCCGCCGAGGCGACGGCAACGGGGCAGTCCTCCCTTATTTCGTTTTCCTCTAAACCGAGCGCCGCGGCTATCCTTTTCACAATAGGCGGCTCAAAAGGCATGCCTACCTCCGGCGTCCCCTGGGTCATAACTATGGAGTAATCTTCATCCTCCCGTATGATCTCCACGGGTAAAATGCCCGCCTTCGTCTTTTGCAGCACTTGGCCGGAGACCGCTTCTCCCTCTATCGCCCTAACATAATGCGCCGCGATCGTCGCATGCCCGCAGAGCGGCACCTCTGTTGTCGGCGTAAAGAAGCGCACCTCCACATCGTATTCCGGCGAAGCTGAGGAAAAAATAAATGCCGTTTCGGAATTGTTCATTTCGCGCGCTATCCTCTGCATCTGTTCCTCCGTAAGGCCATCGGCGTTAGGTACAACGCCGGCCGGGTTTCCGTGAAATCTATCCCGTGTAAATGAATCTATCTGATAAATTCGGTAAGTCTTCATGGCTCTCCTCCTTCGCTTCCGCTTTGCCTGGCTGCTTATTATCGCCGGTATTTTATTATAGCCTGAAATGCAGCAGGTAAAGGGTTTGGCACATCCTGAACGTATAGCAAACACATCAATTATGTTCAGAGGTGGTAAACAGCGGTCTTCTGCGGGTGGGAAGTAGATAAATTACGATTTACCAAAGATTTTGGCGCCCTCTTCGAGGGAGCTCCCCGCGAAGCGGGGTGAGGGAGAGTTGACCTTCGGTTCTCCCGCGGCTTTCGCCGCGGGCTCTGTATGGCGCGCTTTCCGCGCCATACAGAGCAACACTCCTTCCGTCAGCCGCCAAAAACGGGCGGCCGACACCTCCCTCAGAGAGGGAGGCTACAAGAACAAAAATCGCAATTTATCTTTTTCCCAACCAAAGCTGAATCGTTATTTATATCCTTGCTGCCCCCGAACGAGGCCGACGCTCAGCGGAGTACTCCTGTAACACAAAAAGGTCCGTGTCTTGGAATATCCAAAACACGGACCTTATACAGCCGAAAATGTACCGGACGGGGGGGCTGTTCTAGCCGAGAGCCTCTTCCATCTTCGCCGCCGTCTTCGCGGAATAGCCGGCGATCTCTTCGAGGGCTTTCGCCATTCTCATGCGGCATTCCGCGGCGAAGACCTCGTCTTTTACTCCGGGAAGGTTGATGCGCACATTGTAGGAGGCCGCCTTGCCCGCCGCGTCGGCCAGCAGGGCCGCGCTGCCCGCGTCGCTGGCCGCGTTGGGATTTCCGAAAGAGGCCGCTTCACAGGCGAGCCTTGCCGCCACCGCGCAGGCTTCAAGGGTGCGCAGCGGTACGTCGGTGGCAGTTTTGGAGGCCTCGGCCATCGCCGCCCTGCGCTCTGCCTTCTGCTCGTCCGTATCTTTGGGCATCTTCA
This is a stretch of genomic DNA from Cloacibacillus sp.. It encodes these proteins:
- a CDS encoding diguanylate cyclase → MRNKLLIISPLEDERAAIKEILSSDKWTALEAADSDEALSVVKSEGEGVAAVIFVVAADEIDFFTFAKDAARYAVSAKIPAVVIADKDSVELKLMAFDFGICDVMIKPIAAEILRQRIKNITDASRSREAFCDIIRQQTKEFHRYKQPILDGLRSMMEYNNLESGRHIKRMQLFTQTLLEEVARRYPEYGINDNRILLIAEAASLHDIGKSAVPEAILNKPGPLTAQEFDIMKTHAQRGYEILANLNKNTENCDRRFMRYAMDICLYHHERWDGRGYPKGLTGDTIPIHAQAVGLVDCYDALTNDRIYRKAVSHSGACDMIIGGKCGAFSPRLLACFKNVKNTFAELSKAYSDNTSAASAAERPANDPCPAVKREMAQGARLFDDFGYDNGAASNFIGVNRYLDDANLTLIYTGCGFFDLFKYTKEDIASRFHNHYLEMIYPPDRQRLVSSLRKYITADSPFELVYRVMAKGGTLVWVLDKTVSLVDGDGVRYYSSLLIDITKIKEREEILLRSLERYKIIIDQSNDIIFEWDIMSDEFFISPNWYKKYDYQPAGSGVKIKENPHVHPDDVQAVRRILDAMSTGTAYMEEELRIADDLGNYHWGRVRATALFDEMGNPFRVIGVIIDIDSDRRQTYELRIKAERDSLTKLYNKNTGREQVERHLQTMVPGDMGAMFIVDVDNFKHVNDSYGHMFGDAVLSKLAENISAIFRSSDVVSRIGGDEFMVFMPHIPSAATAYSHAEQILDSFGGILHENMYSRNLSCSVGVAIATSKENDFQSLFSQADQALYQAKRSGKNNYVAYGDRMGVTPQTGESNASSRTSGSSIESENQLGVNPSDMLRLTFDTLRERGGFDSALNLILNVIGKMFNVSRAYIFESTEDGLYVNNTYEWCNEGIEPQITLLVNIPILDFGGDYRKNFNEEGVFYCPNLEDCSKELRELLGAQGILSTLQVSITEEGKFKGFVGFDDCVIHRLWTQDQINALVFIARLISEIICERRGGGK
- a CDS encoding PhzF family isomerase, which encodes MKTYRIYQIDSFTRDRFHGNPAGVVPNADGLTEEQMQRIAREMNNSETAFIFSSASPEYDVEVRFFTPTTEVPLCGHATIAAHYVRAIEGEAVSGQVLQKTKAGILPVEIIREDEDYSIVMTQGTPEVGMPFEPPIVKRIAAALGLEENEIREDCPVAVASAGHSKIMVGIKSETRLHGLKPDMGTLAAISAEVGCGGYYVFTLNTEDDVLVHGRMFAPAIGISEDPVTGNANGPLGIYLVHFGICKVLQSEDELSFSIRQGEAIKRDGGMRVNVKITDGRPALVQITGEAVTAFKTEIEL
- a CDS encoding cyclodeaminase/cyclohydrolase family protein — translated: MKFEEMTVGAFIDELASNSPAPGGGSVAALCGSLASGLTSMVGSLTVGKEKYKDNWAAMEKVFKESEILRASFVKLMNDDTESFNVFMAAMKMPKDTDEQKAERRAAMAEASKTATDVPLRTLEACAVAARLACEAASFGNPNAASDAGSAALLADAAGKAASYNVRINLPGVKDEVFAAECRMRMAKALEEIAGYSAKTAAKMEEALG